In the Streptomyces sp. NBC_00193 genome, ATTCGGCATGGCGGGATGCTACGGCCATCCGGGCCGATGTTCGAGGGTTGACCTCGGAGCACCGTTGTACGGGGGCTCAGTCTCGGCTGCGGATGTGCCGCTGCGCGGGGCAAGGTCCCCTACCCGCCCTTCCACCGTTCCCCGGGCACTGCCCGGACCCCGGTCCTCAAGCGCCGGACGGGCTGGAGAGGGGTGCCGGGCTGCGCCCGGACCCCCTGGGGCTCCGCCCCAGACCCCGGTCCTCGAACGCCGGACGGCGGGAAGGACGCCGGGGCCCGCGCCGCCGGAACCCGAACGGCCCCGGCGGGCCGCCGGACGGAGTCCGGCGCAGCGGGCCGAAGCCCGTGAGGCCCGCCAGGGCCGAGCGGTGCGAGGGGCGCGTCAGGAGGAGACCAGCTCGACCTGGATCTCGATCTCGACCGGGGCGTCCAGCGGGAGGACCGCCACGCCGACCGCGCTGCGGGCGTGGACGCCCTTGTCGCCGAGGACGGCGCCCAGCAGCTCGCTCGCGCCGTTCAACACGCCCGGCTGGGCGGTGAAGTCGGGGGCGGAGGCGATGAAGCCCACCACCTTCACGACGCGTGCGATCTTGTCGAGGTCACCGACGACGGACTTCACCGCGGCGAGCGCGTTCAGCGCGCAGGTCGCGGCCAGTTCCTTGGCCTGCTCCGCCGAGACCTCGGCGCCGACCTTGCCGGTGACCGGCAGGTTGCCCTTGACCATCGGGAGCTGGCCCGCGGTGTACACGTAGGCACCCGACCGCACGGCCGGCTGGTACGTGGCCAGCGGCGGGACGACCTCGGGCAGGGTCAGGCCGAGTTCGGCCAGCCTCGCCTCGACGACTCCGCTCATGCCGCCTTCTCCCGCTTCAGGTAGGCCACGAGCTGCTCGGGGTTGTTCGGCCCGGGGACGACCTGGACGAGCTCCCAGCCGTCCTCGCCCCAGGTGTCCAGGATCTGCTTGGTGGCGTGGACCAGCAGCGGGACGGTCGCGTATTCGAACTTCTTGGTCATGGGAGCGAGCGTAGTGCCTGCCGTGCGGGGCCCCGCCACCACCGCCGCCACCCGGGAGGAATTAGGCTCGGGCCCTGTGAGCAGGCTCCAGGTGGTCAGCGGCAAGGGCGGCACCGGCAAGACCACGGTCGCCGCGGCACTCGCGCTCGCCCTCGCACGCGAGGGCAGGCGGACTCTTCTGGTGGAGGTCGAGGGCAGGCAGGGCCTCGCCCAGGTCTTCGGGGCGGAGGCGCTCCCCTACGAGGACCGGAAGATCGCCGTCGCCTCGGGCGGCGGGGAGGTCTACGCGCTCGCCATCGACGCGGAGCGGGCGCTCCTGGACTACCTCCAGATGTTCTACAAGCTCGGCTCGGCCGGACGCGCCCTCAAGAAGCTCGGCGCCATCGACTTCGCGACGACCATCGCGCCGGGCCTGCGGGACGTGCTCCTGACGGGCAAGGCCTGCGAGGCGGTCCGGCGCAAGGACAAGGCGGGCCGGTTCGTCTACGACCACGTGATCATGGACGCTCCGCCGACCGGGCGGATCACCCGCTTCCTGAACGTCAACGACGAGGTGGCGGGCCTGGCCCGCTTCGGGCCGATCCACAACCAGGCACAGGCCGTCATGAAGGTGCTCAAGTCCCCCGAGACGGCCGTGCACCTGGTCACCCTGCTGGAGGAGATGCCCGTCCAGGAGACCGCCGACGGGATCGCCGAACTCCGGCAGGCGGGCCTGCCGGTGGGACGGGTGATCGTGAACATGGTCCGGCCGCACCACCTCGACGAGGACGCCCTGCGCGCCGCCGCCGGCGAGCGGCGCTCCGATGTCTCCCGGGCCCTGTCCCGGGCCGGCCTCGGCAGCGCCCGGCGCGGCGGGCTGGCCGAACGGCTGGTGGACCCGCTGCTCGCGCAGGCCTCGGAGCACGCGAGCCGGGTGGAGCTGGAGCGCACCCAGCGCACCGTACTGGCGGGGCTGGACGTGCCGACGTACGAACTCCCCCTGCTCGGCGCGGGGATGGACCTGGCCGGGCTCTACGGGCTCGCCGCGGAGCTGCGGAAGCAGGTGGGCGAGGAATGAGCGAGGCCCGGACCATGGAGGCGACGATGGACGCTCCCCCGCGGCTGGACGTCGACCGGCTGCT is a window encoding:
- a CDS encoding DUF4177 domain-containing protein, with product MTKKFEYATVPLLVHATKQILDTWGEDGWELVQVVPGPNNPEQLVAYLKREKAA
- a CDS encoding ArsA-related P-loop ATPase; its protein translation is MSRLQVVSGKGGTGKTTVAAALALALAREGRRTLLVEVEGRQGLAQVFGAEALPYEDRKIAVASGGGEVYALAIDAERALLDYLQMFYKLGSAGRALKKLGAIDFATTIAPGLRDVLLTGKACEAVRRKDKAGRFVYDHVIMDAPPTGRITRFLNVNDEVAGLARFGPIHNQAQAVMKVLKSPETAVHLVTLLEEMPVQETADGIAELRQAGLPVGRVIVNMVRPHHLDEDALRAAAGERRSDVSRALSRAGLGSARRGGLAERLVDPLLAQASEHASRVELERTQRTVLAGLDVPTYELPLLGAGMDLAGLYGLAAELRKQVGEE
- a CDS encoding RidA family protein produces the protein MSGVVEARLAELGLTLPEVVPPLATYQPAVRSGAYVYTAGQLPMVKGNLPVTGKVGAEVSAEQAKELAATCALNALAAVKSVVGDLDKIARVVKVVGFIASAPDFTAQPGVLNGASELLGAVLGDKGVHARSAVGVAVLPLDAPVEIEIQVELVSS